A single region of the Glycine max cultivar Williams 82 chromosome 20, Glycine_max_v4.0, whole genome shotgun sequence genome encodes:
- the LOC106797735 gene encoding uncharacterized protein, with translation MHSNIPIGATFHVDKNLIEVPSLYHRQWAPDYPPYVLFDYNGDKHCIKLRKYYNRYYFADRLKDFKRTMGIHEGFMITFSAPEKNWIFHLHFMPLLHRQTCGRPPITTRTNVFTIDVSQHMISCAYPLVLPPDALNFVDASTKYITILHTHGRRHL, from the exons ATGCACAGTAACATACCAATTGGGGCGACATTCCATGTTGACAAG AACCTCATTGAGGTACCATCATTATATCATAGACAATGGGCTCCGGATTACCCACCTTATGTGCTATTCGATTACAATGGAGACAAGCACTGTATAAAGCTTAGAAAATATTACAACAGATACTACTTTGCTGACAGACTGAAGGACTTCAAAAGAACCATGGGCATTCATGAAGGTTTCATGATCACATTTTCTGCACCCGAGAAGAATTGGATTTTCCATCTCCACTTCATGCCACTACTGCATAGACAAACATGTGGAAGGCCACCCATAACCACCAGAACTAATGTCTTTACTATTGATGTTAGCCAACATATGATCTCATGTGCTTATCCATTG GTGCTGCCACCAGATGCTCTCAATTTTGTTGATGCATCAACAAAATATATCACTATCCTCCATACTCATGGCCGTCGTCACCTATGA